The Streptomyces halobius genomic interval CGCCCACGTCCTCATAGCGGCCGGCGCACTCCCGCCGCTGGCATGCGGTCCCCGCCCCTTCCGTCACGATTCCCCCTTGTGCTCCGCCTCGTACGGAACAAACGCTTCCGCAGCCGCTTGCTGATAGCGCCACACCGCCTGCTCCGCCACCCGCAGATCACACGGCGCGCTCCACAGCATCCGGCGGGCCGCGTCATACCGCTCCATCAGCAGCGGATCCTCGGCCAGGCCGTACCGGACGACCTTCGCCCGGTACGCGTCCAGCCGGCCGCGCAGCTCAGCGCGCACCGCCAGCGGGGCCGTCACCGCGGTGAGCGACTCCCGGGCGCGGTGCAGTTCGTCCTCCGCCTGCTGCTCCAGGCTGTCCAGCAGCGGCGACAGACGGTGCCACTGCGCACGTCTGCGGTAGTCGGCGGCTGCCGCCAACTGCTCGTGCAGCGCCGTCGACGGGCCGCTGACCGCCGGCACCTCGGAGGCGGCGATCTTCGCCAGCACCTCACCGCGGGCCTGCCGCGCCTCGGTCAGCGTGCGGTCCGCCCGGGAGAGGATGTCGCGCAGCTGCATCAGCCGCCGCTCCGCGTCCTGCCGGACGTCCAGTACCGCCTCCACCTCACGCCGGATGTCCTCCAGCCCGCGGGCCGCACGGTCGTAGCGCGCGGTGTCCGGCCGTCCGCCACCGGGCGCGGAACTCCCCGTCGACGACGACACCCAGAACGCCAGCGGATCCGAGATCACCTGGCCGCGCAGCCGCGCCAGCTCGTCCGTGATCCGCTCCAGGTCGTCGCCCGCCGGATGCTCCCCGGGGCGTACCCCCACCGAATGCGCCAGCGAACGCACCCGCTGCAACTCGGCGGACAGCAGGTCTATCCGGGCCGGCAGCGCCGACCAGACGGTGTCGGCGGCGACGATGACATCGAGCGACCGCGCGTACAGCCCGTTGATCCGCTCGACGAGGCCCTCCAGGCTGAACTGCTCGCTCAGCGGGGTCGGCCCGCTCTCCGGGCCGCCGTCCGCCGCGGTCGCGCCCGGGACGGTCAGGGCGTTGCCGTGCAGCATGGCCGTCAGCTCCGCGAGGTCGTCGGGGGACGGCCAGCGGCGCCGCGCACGCAGTTCCCGTGCCGCCGTCAGCGCGGCCGTATAGATGTCGAAGAGCGACCAGAGGACGGTGATGGACCGCTCGGTGGCGGCCCAGCGCTCCTTGGTGATGCCGGACAGGTCGGCGCCCTCCAGCAGCCTGCGGCCCGCGTGGTCCTGCAACGCGAGCAGTGACGTCTCGATCGCCTCGTACTCGGCGCCGAGCCGCGCCAGGGCACGATCCACCTCCTCCCGGTCCAGCACCGGGGCACAGTGCCTCCCCGCGGAACCGGGGAGGGGGTCGGGGACCCCCATCGATCACCTCTCCAATACGCGTACGGTGCACGGCGGTTGGTGCGCCTGGGTCGCTGCTGCGGTGTGCTGTTCCCTCACTTCCCCATAGTGACGGCATCTTCGCGTGGTGACTGCTCCGGTACCGACGGCGGCGACGCTTTCGCCGCCTGCCCGTCTCGCACCGGCCCCGTCCCGACCGTCCCCGCCTTCCCCCTCCTTCCCCCTTCCTTCTCCCTCCTTCTCTTTCTGTCTCCATAGTGACGGCATCGGCCACCCTGCGGGGCGATCGGTCACTGTCGGTCGCCGTTGGCCGCAAGAAGCCGCCGTTGGCTGCCAGAAGCCGTCGTCAGCTGCTATAAGCCGCCTCAGTCGCGGTACTCCGGCGACGGCGGCCCCGATATCCCGGGCAGATCGGCCCGCAGCCAGGTGCGGTACGCCCGCATCCAGGGGCTGTCGGCCCCGCCGCTCCGGTAGTCCTCCAGGACCTTGTTGACCCGCCGGACCAGATCCGTGTCGTCCCGGTTCATCGCCACGCCGTACGGCTCGTCGGTGAACGGCTCACCCTTCAGCTCGACCGTCGGATCCTGCGCCGCCTGCGCCGCGGCCAGCGCGTTGTCCGTCACCACCGCGTCCGCCGCACCGAGCTGCAGCCTTACCAGACAGTCGAGTTGGTTGGGCACCGTCAGCACCTTCGCGCCGTGCGGCCGCGCCGCCAGCTCCGACTCGCCCGTCGAACCCGCCGCCGTGCACACCCGCTTCCCGCGCAGCGAACCGTCGAACGCCTTGATCTTCGACTTCTTCGGGGCGAGCACCTGCTGCCCGCCCTGGAAGTACGCGGTCGAGAACGCCACCCGCTTCTTGCGGGCGCAGTTGATCGTCATCGTCCGCACCACCATGTCGACGGTGCGCCGCTGGAGCGCGGGTATCCGCCGGTTGGTCGGCACGGCCTGAAAGACGACCTTGGCGTCCGGGCCGAGGATGTCCTTGGCGATCGCCCGCGCCAGATCGATGTCAAAGCCCTCCAGCTTGCCGGTGCCGGGGTTGCGATACCCCCACCGGTAGGTGTTCTGGTCGACGCCTACGACCAGTTGGCCCTTCTTCTTGATCCGCTCCACCGCCGCGCCGTCATCCGAGGACGGCCGCAGACTCTCCGCGGCGTTCCGCGACGTGCAGGTCGTCGCGGCGGGGTGGGGGGCTCCCCTGTGCATGGGGGTCCCCCCTGTTCGAGCGGAGTCGAGAACTTGGGGGAGCAGTCGAGAGCTTGGGGAAGCATGCGCCGTCCCCGGATCGTACGGACGAGGCACCGCCGGCCCGGACGAGCCACGCCCGCCTTCCGCGACCTCACCGCCCAGCGTGGGCACCAGCACGGCCGCGGCCGCCGTCATCACACACATGCCCGCCACGACGGGCGCCAGAGCGGCACGCAGATTCCGCAACCCTCGCGCGCACCCCCTCATGTCCCCCTCACCAGGCCCCCTCACCGGTACTCCGACAGCCTGCGCGCGATGCCCAGCACCGCACCCGCCGCCCCGACCACGGCCAGCACCGCGGCACCCACCGCCAGCCCGCCCAGCGCCTCCCGCCCGCCGTCCGCCGCCGACCGGAACTCGTCCTGCTCGTGCGCCAGCGCCTTCCGCAGCGCCGCATCCACCCGGTCGAAGGACTCACGGGTGGGCCGGTCCGTACCGATCACCTTGGCCAGCGCCTGGTCGTAATCGCCCTTGTCGTCCGCCGCCCGCGCCTCGGCATGCCGCGCCTGCCACTGCCGTACCTGCGCCAGCGCGTCCCGCACCGGGCGCCGCCCCGCGTCATCGTCCGCCAGTTCCAGCGCCGCCCCCAGCCGGCCGCCCGCCGCCGCGTCACCTCCCGCCAGGGACTTCATTCCGGAGCGGAAGCCGGTCTCATAGAAATCCTTCTGGTCCTTGGTCAGCACCGCCCCGCGCGCCACCAGCGTCAGATTCTCGTCCCCGCGCGCCTGCAGCGCATCGATCCGCGCCTCATTGAGCACCCGCAACGATCGGGCACCGTGCTCATACGCGTCACTCAGCCCCGCACGCGCCACCGAATGCCCGACCACCAGCCACACCAGGACGGCGACGGACGCCGCCGTCGCGGCCAACAGCCCCTGATTGAACACCCGGTGGGTACGCCGGTAATGACGGCGCTGCGCCCACCCCAGGGCGCCGATGGCCACCGCCCCGGCCGCCAGCGCCCACCACGGCCACGCCTTCGCCGAGGCGTAGTCCTCCGCCAGGCGGTCCGTCTCCGTGTCGTACAACGCCCGTGCCGCCGGGAGGAGTTCCGTGCGCATCCGGTCATTCGCATACCGCAGATACGCGCCACCCAACGGCAGCCCCTGC includes:
- a CDS encoding glutamate ABC transporter substrate-binding protein encodes the protein MRGCARGLRNLRAALAPVVAGMCVMTAAAAVLVPTLGGEVAEGGRGSSGPAVPRPYDPGTAHASPSSRLLPQVLDSARTGGTPMHRGAPHPAATTCTSRNAAESLRPSSDDGAAVERIKKKGQLVVGVDQNTYRWGYRNPGTGKLEGFDIDLARAIAKDILGPDAKVVFQAVPTNRRIPALQRRTVDMVVRTMTINCARKKRVAFSTAYFQGGQQVLAPKKSKIKAFDGSLRGKRVCTAAGSTGESELAARPHGAKVLTVPNQLDCLVRLQLGAADAVVTDNALAAAQAAQDPTVELKGEPFTDEPYGVAMNRDDTDLVRRVNKVLEDYRSGGADSPWMRAYRTWLRADLPGISGPPSPEYRD